A region of Streptomyces sp. WMMC500 DNA encodes the following proteins:
- a CDS encoding RICIN domain-containing protein has translation MPPPLNRRHFLNASAAGTAALALGATALPAHARGPAAGRPPRTPYAAAAFGKLPLGSVTPRGWLAGQLGTLLGGLFGRYDRISHFLDYDASGWVHPDRAGWEEVTYWLRGYVSLAALTGDAGAQATARRWIDAILATAQPDGFFGPARLRTALNGGPDFWPYLPLLQALRSHEEFTGDERIVPFVLPFLRFMNAQGKGAFDSSWVSKRWGDGMDIAYWMHARTGEDFLLELTDKMHEWGGNWVDDFPDLHNVNVAQGFREPAQYALRAGDAALTGATYRGYERILAEYGQFPGGGFAGDENARPGFGDPRQGFETCGIVEFMASHELLTRITGDALWADRCEELAFNLLPAATDPAGRGVHYVTSANSVDLDDVRKNDGQFQNGFAMQSFQPGVDQYRCCPHNYGMGWPYFTEELWLSTPDGGLAAAMYAPCEVRTRVRGTEVTITEETDYPFTETVTLRIGAARRVPFTLRLRVPGWCDAPEVTVNGQPVTAAPGPGFARVERSWADGDTVVLRLPQRTSVRVWDANGGAVSVDRGPLTYSLRIGESYERVGGTDDFPHLAVHATTPWNYALSPDAPAGLEFHRDDGPLTGDPFTPEHTPVRLTAPARRLPEWVADRQHVVAPLQQSPARSTAAPEAVTLIPMGAARLRITAFPTAAPDGTPWAPEPPYHRVQNRHSGKVLAVDRMSLENSARVHQFDNSGTSDHAWQLLERGDGLLVIRNGHSGKVLGVDGMSTANSAPVVQYEDNGTRDHLWRIVPDADGWFRIRNEHSGKVLGVDGMSTANGAQVVQYDDNGTADHLWRLVAAPG, from the coding sequence ATGCCTCCTCCGCTGAACCGCCGCCACTTCCTCAACGCCTCCGCGGCCGGGACCGCCGCGCTCGCCCTCGGCGCCACGGCCCTCCCGGCCCACGCCCGCGGGCCGGCCGCCGGCCGGCCGCCGCGCACCCCGTACGCCGCCGCCGCGTTCGGCAAGCTGCCGCTCGGCAGCGTCACCCCGCGCGGCTGGCTCGCGGGGCAGCTCGGCACGCTCCTCGGCGGGCTCTTCGGCCGCTACGACCGGATCTCCCACTTCCTCGACTACGACGCCTCCGGCTGGGTGCACCCCGACCGCGCCGGCTGGGAGGAGGTCACGTACTGGCTGCGCGGCTACGTCTCGCTCGCCGCGCTCACCGGCGACGCCGGCGCACAGGCGACCGCCCGCCGCTGGATCGACGCCATCCTGGCCACCGCGCAGCCCGACGGCTTCTTCGGCCCCGCCCGGCTGCGCACGGCGCTGAACGGCGGCCCCGACTTCTGGCCGTACCTGCCGCTGCTCCAGGCGCTGCGCAGCCACGAGGAGTTCACCGGCGACGAGCGGATCGTGCCGTTCGTGCTGCCGTTCCTGCGCTTCATGAACGCGCAGGGCAAGGGCGCCTTCGACTCCAGTTGGGTGTCCAAGCGGTGGGGCGACGGCATGGACATCGCGTACTGGATGCACGCCCGCACCGGCGAGGACTTCCTGCTGGAGCTGACGGACAAGATGCACGAGTGGGGCGGGAACTGGGTCGACGACTTCCCGGACCTGCACAACGTGAACGTCGCGCAGGGCTTCCGGGAGCCCGCCCAGTACGCGCTGCGCGCCGGCGACGCCGCGCTGACCGGGGCGACGTACCGCGGCTACGAGCGGATCCTCGCGGAGTACGGGCAGTTCCCCGGCGGCGGCTTCGCCGGCGACGAGAACGCCAGGCCCGGCTTCGGCGACCCCCGCCAGGGCTTCGAGACCTGCGGCATCGTCGAGTTCATGGCGAGCCACGAGCTGCTGACCCGGATCACCGGGGACGCGCTGTGGGCCGACCGGTGCGAGGAGCTGGCGTTCAACCTGCTGCCCGCGGCCACCGACCCGGCGGGCCGCGGGGTGCACTACGTGACGAGCGCCAACTCGGTCGACCTGGACGACGTGCGGAAGAACGACGGCCAGTTCCAGAACGGCTTCGCGATGCAGTCGTTCCAGCCGGGCGTCGACCAGTACCGCTGCTGCCCGCACAACTACGGCATGGGCTGGCCGTACTTCACCGAGGAGCTGTGGCTGAGCACGCCGGACGGCGGGCTCGCGGCGGCGATGTACGCGCCGTGCGAGGTACGGACGCGGGTGCGCGGCACCGAGGTGACGATCACCGAGGAGACGGACTACCCGTTCACCGAGACCGTGACCCTGCGGATCGGCGCCGCCCGCCGGGTGCCCTTCACGCTCCGGCTGCGTGTGCCGGGCTGGTGCGACGCGCCGGAGGTGACGGTCAACGGGCAGCCGGTGACGGCGGCTCCGGGCCCGGGCTTCGCCCGGGTGGAGCGGAGCTGGGCCGACGGCGACACCGTCGTGCTGCGGCTGCCGCAGCGCACGTCGGTGCGGGTGTGGGACGCCAACGGGGGCGCGGTGAGCGTCGACCGGGGGCCGCTGACGTACTCGCTGCGCATCGGCGAGTCGTACGAACGCGTCGGCGGCACCGACGACTTCCCGCACCTCGCCGTGCACGCCACCACCCCGTGGAACTACGCGCTGTCCCCCGACGCCCCGGCGGGCCTGGAGTTCCACCGCGACGACGGCCCGCTGACCGGGGATCCGTTCACCCCGGAGCACACCCCGGTGCGCCTCACCGCCCCGGCGCGCCGGCTGCCGGAGTGGGTCGCCGACCGGCAGCACGTCGTCGCGCCGCTGCAGCAGAGCCCCGCCCGCAGTACGGCGGCGCCGGAGGCGGTGACGCTGATCCCGATGGGCGCGGCCCGGCTGCGGATCACGGCCTTCCCGACCGCGGCCCCGGACGGCACGCCGTGGGCGCCGGAGCCGCCCTACCACCGGGTGCAGAACAGGCACAGCGGCAAGGTGCTGGCGGTGGACCGGATGTCGCTGGAGAACAGTGCCCGGGTCCACCAGTTCGACAACTCGGGCACCTCCGACCACGCGTGGCAGTTGCTGGAGCGGGGCGACGGGCTGCTGGTGATCCGCAACGGGCACAGCGGGAAGGTGCTGGGCGTCGACGGCATGTCGACGGCGAACAGCGCGCCCGTCGTGCAGTACGAGGACAACGGCACCCGGGACCACCTGTGGCGGATCGTCCCGGACGCGGACGGCTGGTTCCGTATCCGCAACGAGCACAGCGGCAAGGTGCTCGGCGTGGACGGCATGTCGACGGCGAACGGCGCGCAGGTGGTGCAGTACGACGACAACGGCACGGCCGACCACCTGTGGCGGCTCGTCGCGGCGCCGGGCTGA
- a CDS encoding PA14 domain-containing protein — protein sequence MVPAGPGFPAAGADRPDAEAADSRAAAEVHGLKGEYYTHSAPGAFDFDQLKATAFDPSLDFDNLEPRLAARAGQADHASVRWTGGITPEVSGAHTFHVSADNGFRLWVDGEVVIDHWVDDWDNEQTSQPVTLEAGRTYDIKVEYFEHHGGSNFHLRWSPPDAEKEAVPQSAFSLPADFDYTGPTDVAVQPDGRTLTMDFAQPLAAPPATFDEHLEAVIGGADWPRGAAELDPGDPSRLIVPLDEPVVGQGGSADVRYDGEGGLTGADGADVGEFWTSGANDSEYQLHSKWADDVDPDAPLPEYPRPQLTREDWQSLNGTWQFAGATEGERPPFGRTLDEKIVVPYPVESELSRVQRHEERMWYKRTFTVPRDWRVGQRGERLQLNFDAVDWKADVWLNGKQVASHKGGYDRFSADVTSALKRHGRQELIVGVYDPTDSADGENPPMGKQRLSPSGIWYTSSSGIWQSVWMEPVPTDRAEDLKITPDVAGEQTAVEVEGVRDGVPVTATAYDGRRPVGTATGRTGEPLTVPVPDPRLWSPDDPHLYDLKVTVGRGGSADRVRGYFGMRTVAVETVDGQRRMTLNGEPVFSMATLDQGFWPEGIHTAPTDEALKFDLEAHKEMGFNSVRKHIKVEPDRWFYHADKLGLLVWQDMPSMYTKTPSDSSRAQFERELKEMIEQHDSHPSVIMWVTFNEGWGQYDQARIADYAKELDPTRLVNNMSGHNCCGAVDGGNGDISDAHGYPSAQLPAPDGTRALVSGEYGGLGLAIPGNAWPVRHTYVGVDREAYTEEYLIKLAEIERFAACNGSSGAVYTQITDVEGELNGLLTYDREVVKPDVERIRAAHEALIEGVADDTLTCDAS from the coding sequence CTGGTCCCCGCCGGTCCGGGCTTCCCGGCCGCGGGCGCCGACCGCCCGGACGCCGAGGCCGCCGACTCCCGCGCGGCCGCGGAGGTCCATGGCCTCAAGGGCGAGTACTACACGCACAGCGCCCCCGGCGCGTTCGACTTCGACCAGTTGAAGGCCACCGCCTTCGACCCGTCGCTCGACTTCGACAACCTGGAGCCGCGGCTCGCCGCCCGCGCCGGCCAGGCCGACCACGCCAGCGTCCGCTGGACCGGCGGGATCACCCCCGAGGTCTCCGGCGCGCACACCTTCCACGTCAGCGCGGACAACGGCTTCCGCCTGTGGGTGGACGGCGAGGTCGTCATCGACCACTGGGTCGACGACTGGGACAACGAACAGACCTCGCAGCCCGTGACCCTGGAGGCGGGCCGCACGTACGACATCAAGGTGGAGTACTTCGAGCACCACGGCGGCTCGAACTTCCACCTGCGCTGGAGCCCGCCGGACGCCGAAAAGGAGGCCGTGCCGCAGTCCGCGTTCTCGCTCCCCGCGGACTTCGACTACACCGGCCCCACCGATGTCGCGGTGCAGCCCGACGGCCGCACGCTGACCATGGACTTCGCCCAGCCGCTCGCCGCTCCCCCGGCCACGTTCGACGAGCACCTGGAGGCCGTCATCGGCGGCGCCGACTGGCCGCGCGGCGCGGCGGAGCTGGACCCCGGCGACCCCTCCCGGCTGATCGTCCCGCTCGACGAGCCGGTCGTCGGCCAGGGCGGCTCCGCCGACGTACGCTACGACGGCGAGGGCGGCCTGACCGGCGCCGACGGCGCGGACGTCGGCGAGTTCTGGACCTCGGGGGCCAACGACTCCGAGTACCAGTTGCACTCGAAGTGGGCCGACGACGTCGACCCCGACGCCCCGCTCCCCGAGTACCCGCGCCCGCAGCTCACCCGCGAGGACTGGCAGAGCCTCAACGGCACCTGGCAGTTCGCCGGCGCCACGGAGGGCGAGCGCCCGCCGTTCGGCCGCACGCTGGACGAGAAGATCGTCGTGCCGTACCCGGTCGAGTCCGAGCTGTCCCGCGTCCAGCGGCACGAGGAGCGCATGTGGTATAAGCGCACCTTCACCGTGCCGCGGGACTGGCGCGTCGGCCAGCGCGGCGAGCGGCTGCAGCTCAACTTCGACGCGGTCGACTGGAAGGCCGACGTCTGGCTCAACGGCAAGCAGGTCGCGTCCCACAAGGGCGGCTACGACCGGTTCAGCGCCGACGTCACCTCCGCGCTCAAGCGCCACGGCAGGCAGGAGCTGATCGTCGGGGTGTACGACCCGACCGACTCGGCCGACGGCGAGAACCCGCCGATGGGCAAGCAGCGGCTGTCGCCCAGCGGCATCTGGTACACCTCCTCCTCCGGCATCTGGCAGTCCGTGTGGATGGAGCCGGTGCCCACCGACCGCGCCGAGGACCTGAAGATCACCCCCGACGTCGCCGGCGAGCAGACCGCGGTCGAGGTCGAGGGCGTACGTGACGGGGTGCCGGTCACCGCCACCGCGTACGACGGCCGCCGCCCGGTCGGCACCGCCACCGGCAGGACCGGCGAGCCGCTGACCGTGCCGGTGCCGGACCCGCGGCTGTGGTCCCCGGACGACCCGCACCTGTACGACCTGAAGGTGACGGTCGGGCGCGGCGGCTCCGCCGACCGGGTGCGCGGCTACTTCGGCATGCGCACCGTGGCCGTCGAGACGGTCGACGGGCAGCGGCGCATGACGCTCAACGGCGAGCCGGTGTTCTCGATGGCCACCCTCGACCAGGGCTTCTGGCCCGAGGGCATCCACACCGCGCCCACCGACGAGGCGCTGAAGTTCGACCTCGAAGCGCACAAGGAGATGGGCTTCAACTCGGTGCGCAAGCACATCAAGGTCGAGCCCGACCGGTGGTTCTACCACGCCGACAAGCTGGGCCTGCTGGTGTGGCAGGACATGCCGTCGATGTACACCAAGACGCCCTCGGACAGCTCCCGCGCGCAGTTCGAGCGCGAGCTGAAGGAGATGATCGAGCAGCACGACAGCCACCCGTCGGTGATCATGTGGGTGACGTTCAACGAGGGCTGGGGCCAGTACGACCAGGCCCGTATCGCCGACTACGCCAAGGAGCTGGACCCGACCCGGCTGGTCAACAACATGAGCGGCCACAACTGCTGCGGCGCGGTCGACGGCGGCAACGGCGACATCTCCGACGCGCACGGCTATCCGAGCGCCCAACTGCCCGCGCCCGACGGCACGCGCGCGCTGGTCAGCGGCGAGTACGGCGGCCTCGGGCTGGCCATCCCGGGCAACGCGTGGCCGGTGCGGCACACCTACGTGGGCGTGGACCGCGAGGCGTACACCGAGGAGTACCTGATCAAGTTGGCCGAGATCGAGCGGTTCGCCGCCTGCAACGGCAGCAGCGGCGCCGTCTACACCCAGATCACGGATGTGGAGGGCGAGCTGAACGGACTGCTCACCTACGACCGCGAGGTCGTCAAGCCCGATGTGGAACGCATCCGGGCCGCCCACGAGGCGCTGATCGAGGGGGTCGCGGACGACACCCTCACCTGCGACGCCTCCTGA
- a CDS encoding LacI family DNA-binding transcriptional regulator produces MRVSLKDVAERAGVSVKTVSNVVNNYPHVTPAMRARVQQAIDELGYRPNLTARHLRKGRTGIIALAVPELGNPYFAELAGHVIDEAARHDFTVLLDHTQGRRELELLVCQGFRARVMDGLILSPLELETEDLRGRAEETPLVLLGERRYDLPYDHIAIDNIAASRQAVGHLLDLGRRRIAFLGAREDRAHQPAHLRLLGWRAELADRGVPVHEALVAYTEGWERADGAVAMAGLLDSGQRPDAVFAYNDLIAIGAMRVMSERGLRVPEDVAVVGFDDITESRYGAVTLTTIAPDKQAIARLAVESVVKRLEAAHGDGSAPESQEMHPAFALVERESTRGRTSG; encoded by the coding sequence GTGAGAGTCAGCCTGAAGGATGTGGCCGAGCGGGCGGGCGTGTCGGTGAAGACCGTCTCGAACGTGGTCAACAACTATCCGCACGTCACGCCGGCGATGCGGGCGCGGGTGCAGCAGGCCATCGACGAGCTCGGCTACCGCCCCAACCTCACCGCCCGCCACCTGCGCAAAGGCCGTACGGGCATCATCGCGCTCGCCGTGCCCGAGCTGGGCAACCCGTACTTCGCCGAGCTCGCGGGACACGTCATCGACGAGGCCGCCCGGCACGACTTCACCGTCCTGCTCGACCACACCCAGGGCCGCCGCGAGCTGGAGCTGCTGGTCTGCCAGGGCTTCCGCGCCCGCGTGATGGACGGGCTGATCCTGAGCCCCCTGGAGCTGGAGACCGAGGACCTGCGCGGCCGGGCCGAGGAGACCCCGCTCGTGCTGCTCGGCGAGCGGCGCTACGACCTGCCGTACGACCACATCGCCATCGACAACATCGCCGCCTCCCGGCAGGCGGTCGGCCATCTGCTCGACCTCGGCCGGCGCCGCATCGCGTTCCTCGGCGCCCGCGAGGACCGCGCCCACCAACCCGCCCACCTGCGGCTTCTCGGCTGGCGGGCGGAGCTGGCGGACCGCGGCGTGCCGGTCCACGAGGCGCTCGTGGCGTACACCGAGGGCTGGGAGCGGGCGGACGGCGCGGTGGCCATGGCGGGTCTGCTGGACTCCGGGCAGCGGCCCGACGCGGTCTTCGCGTACAACGACCTCATCGCCATCGGCGCGATGCGGGTGATGTCCGAGCGGGGGCTGCGGGTGCCCGAGGACGTGGCGGTCGTCGGCTTCGACGACATCACCGAGAGCCGCTACGGGGCCGTCACGCTGACCACCATCGCGCCGGACAAGCAGGCCATCGCCAGGCTCGCGGTGGAGTCGGTCGTCAAGCGCCTGGAGGCCGCCCACGGCGACGGCAGCGCGCCGGAGTCGCAGGAGATGCACCCCGCGTTCGCGCTGGTGGAGCGGGAGAGCACGCGCGGCCGCACGAGCGGCTGA
- a CDS encoding ABC transporter substrate-binding protein → MKPHARTARALLAVALSASLALAAGCAKSEDDEEGSTGAAGSEEAKGSEQKVSGDSGPTCAIGDYGAEKIDLAGATVGFSQSEKEANPFRIAETASIKAEAEERGVELLAANAQSQFSKQISDVQDLIAKGADLLVIAPLNSDGWDPVLKSAADKKIPIVTIDRKINAEPCKDYVSFIGSDFTEQGKRAADKMIEATGGKGEIAILLGTPGNNVTTERTKGFKDRIAEKAPDLKVVFEQTGEFAREKGQQVTEQLIQSNPEITGIYAENDEMGLGAVNALKGAGKEPGAIKIVTIDGTRNAVQGIVDGWIDAVIESNPRFGPLAFETLDAFTKGEEVGQDIVIEDSEYTADNAEADLGKAF, encoded by the coding sequence ATGAAGCCGCACGCACGTACCGCCAGAGCACTCCTCGCCGTCGCGCTCAGCGCGAGCCTCGCGCTCGCGGCCGGCTGCGCCAAGTCCGAGGACGACGAAGAGGGGAGCACCGGCGCCGCCGGCTCCGAGGAGGCCAAGGGCAGCGAGCAGAAGGTCTCCGGGGACTCGGGCCCGACCTGCGCGATCGGCGACTACGGCGCCGAGAAGATCGACCTGGCCGGCGCCACCGTCGGCTTCTCGCAGTCCGAGAAGGAAGCCAACCCGTTCCGCATCGCCGAGACCGCCTCCATCAAGGCAGAGGCCGAGGAGCGCGGTGTCGAACTGCTCGCGGCCAACGCCCAGTCGCAGTTCTCCAAGCAGATCAGCGATGTCCAGGACCTCATCGCCAAGGGCGCCGACCTGCTGGTCATCGCCCCGCTGAACTCCGACGGCTGGGACCCCGTGCTCAAGTCGGCGGCGGACAAGAAGATCCCGATCGTCACCATCGACCGGAAGATCAACGCCGAGCCCTGCAAGGACTACGTGAGCTTCATCGGCTCCGACTTCACCGAGCAGGGCAAGCGCGCCGCCGACAAGATGATCGAGGCCACCGGCGGCAAGGGTGAGATCGCCATCCTGCTGGGCACGCCCGGCAACAACGTCACCACCGAGCGCACCAAGGGCTTCAAGGACCGTATCGCCGAGAAGGCCCCGGACCTGAAGGTCGTCTTCGAGCAGACCGGCGAGTTCGCCCGCGAGAAGGGCCAGCAGGTCACCGAGCAGCTCATCCAGTCCAACCCGGAGATCACCGGGATCTACGCCGAGAACGACGAGATGGGCCTCGGCGCCGTCAACGCGCTCAAGGGCGCGGGCAAGGAGCCCGGCGCGATCAAGATCGTCACCATCGACGGCACGCGCAACGCCGTCCAGGGGATCGTCGACGGCTGGATCGACGCCGTCATCGAGTCCAACCCGCGCTTCGGCCCGCTGGCCTTCGAGACCCTCGACGCCTTCACCAAGGGCGAGGAGGTCGGCCAGGACATCGTGATCGAGGACAGCGAGTACACCGCCGACAACGCCGAGGCCGACCTCGGCAAGGCGTTCTGA
- a CDS encoding sugar ABC transporter ATP-binding protein — translation MAAANEPPERHGPDGSGGPARPAGPGPADGRAGGAERPAGPVGPGGPAVLAVRDLTKRFPGVLALDGVDFAARAGEVHALVGENGAGKSTLIKVLTGVYRPDEGELTYRGAPASFATPLAAQQAGISTIYQEVNLIPLMSVARNLLLGREPRRRGGLIDFGRMHRESERMLLDYGVRVDVRRPLAELGVGAQQMVALARAVSAAGRTDVVVMDEPTSSLEPREVDTLFGVIERLRADGVAVVYVSHRLDELYAVCDTVTVLRDGRVVHTGPLAGLDRLRLVSLMLGREMGEVRAEGLTKFSGDHHEGAAEPVLRAEGLTRRHELHDVSLDVRPGEVVGLGGLLGSGRTETAKAIAGALPLGAGRVTVAGAPVRTGSTPAAIRAGISLLPEDRKSEGIVPGLSVRENIALAALPRMSRYGLVSEARIDAVVKTFVDRLRIKAASPHQKVAELSGGNQQKVLLARWLAMQPKVLLLDEPTRGIDVGAKAEVQKLVDELAEDGLGVLLISSDVEELIEGSDRVVVLRDGAVVGELTGDDVTEDRLMEAIAAAAEPGTAPDPAPRGARGEAAGHG, via the coding sequence ATGGCCGCAGCGAACGAGCCGCCCGAGCGGCACGGGCCGGACGGGTCCGGCGGGCCCGCCCGGCCCGCGGGACCGGGCCCGGCCGACGGCCGGGCCGGCGGGGCGGAGCGCCCCGCCGGCCCCGTCGGCCCCGGAGGCCCCGCAGTTCTGGCAGTACGCGACCTGACCAAGCGCTTCCCCGGCGTCCTCGCCCTCGACGGCGTCGACTTCGCCGCCCGGGCCGGCGAGGTGCACGCGCTCGTCGGCGAGAACGGCGCCGGGAAGTCCACCCTCATCAAGGTCCTCACCGGCGTCTACCGGCCAGACGAGGGCGAGCTGACCTACCGCGGCGCGCCGGCGTCCTTCGCCACCCCGCTCGCCGCCCAGCAGGCCGGCATCTCGACCATCTACCAGGAGGTCAACCTCATCCCGCTGATGAGCGTGGCCCGCAACCTCCTCCTCGGCCGGGAGCCGCGCCGCCGCGGCGGCCTCATCGACTTCGGCCGGATGCACCGCGAGTCCGAGCGCATGCTGCTCGACTACGGCGTACGCGTCGACGTCCGCCGTCCGCTCGCCGAACTCGGCGTCGGCGCCCAGCAGATGGTCGCCCTCGCCCGCGCCGTCTCCGCGGCCGGCCGCACCGACGTCGTCGTCATGGACGAGCCCACCTCCTCCCTCGAACCGCGCGAGGTCGACACCCTCTTCGGCGTCATCGAGCGGCTGCGCGCCGACGGCGTCGCCGTCGTCTACGTCAGCCACCGCCTCGACGAGCTGTACGCCGTCTGCGACACCGTCACCGTGCTCCGCGACGGCCGCGTGGTGCACACCGGCCCGCTCGCCGGCCTCGACCGGCTCCGGCTGGTCTCCCTCATGCTCGGCCGGGAGATGGGCGAGGTGCGCGCCGAGGGCCTGACCAAGTTCTCCGGCGACCACCACGAAGGCGCCGCCGAGCCGGTGCTGCGCGCCGAGGGCCTGACGCGCCGGCACGAACTGCACGACGTCTCCCTCGACGTACGCCCCGGGGAGGTCGTCGGCCTCGGCGGGCTCCTGGGCTCCGGCCGTACCGAGACCGCCAAGGCCATCGCCGGCGCCCTCCCGCTCGGCGCCGGCCGCGTCACCGTCGCGGGCGCGCCCGTACGCACCGGCTCCACGCCCGCCGCCATCCGCGCCGGCATCAGCCTGCTGCCGGAGGACCGCAAGTCGGAGGGCATCGTGCCGGGGCTCTCGGTCCGCGAGAACATCGCGCTGGCCGCGCTGCCGCGCATGTCCCGCTACGGACTGGTCTCCGAGGCCCGGATCGACGCCGTCGTCAAGACGTTCGTCGACCGGCTGCGCATCAAGGCCGCCAGCCCGCACCAGAAGGTCGCCGAGCTCTCCGGCGGCAACCAGCAGAAGGTGCTGCTGGCCCGCTGGCTCGCCATGCAGCCCAAGGTGCTGCTGCTGGACGAGCCGACGCGCGGCATCGACGTCGGCGCCAAGGCCGAGGTGCAGAAGCTCGTGGACGAACTCGCCGAGGACGGCCTCGGCGTGCTGCTGATCTCCTCCGACGTGGAGGAGCTGATCGAGGGGTCCGACCGCGTGGTGGTGCTCAGGGACGGCGCCGTCGTCGGCGAGCTGACCGGCGACGACGTCACCGAGGACAGACTCATGGAGGCCATCGCGGCCGCCGCGGAGCCGGGCACCGCCCCGGACCCGGCGCCGCGCGGGGCCCGCGGGGAGGCGGCAGGCCATGGCTGA
- a CDS encoding ABC transporter permease, whose product MADLTLRRALPADRERLLRWLQEYGVYVGVALLLLVNIAFTPHFLSAENFRTQAVQVAPVVIVALGMALAIGSEGVDLSVGSVMALSTSLVALYMGYGPWIALIVAVVGGAAVGLVNGSLIAFIGVQPIVATLALMVGARGLALVLLPQLEDIRDPGMASLGSGEFAGVPYVVLIATALALVVGFVVRRTTFGRQLLAIGDSRPAAQLAGLPVRRVLIVVYVVCGVLAAVAGFLATARLSASDPTSLGNLMELSAITAVVVGGTPLTGGRVRIGGTVAGAVLIQLLTATLIKHDLEPSWTQIAQAVVIILAVYAARERGKR is encoded by the coding sequence ATGGCTGACCTCACGCTGCGCCGCGCGCTGCCCGCCGACCGCGAGCGGTTGCTGCGCTGGCTGCAGGAGTACGGCGTCTACGTCGGCGTCGCCCTCCTGCTGCTCGTCAACATCGCCTTCACCCCCCACTTCCTGTCCGCCGAGAACTTCCGCACCCAGGCCGTCCAGGTCGCCCCCGTCGTCATAGTCGCCCTCGGCATGGCACTGGCCATCGGCAGCGAGGGCGTCGACCTGTCCGTCGGCTCCGTCATGGCCCTGTCCACCTCGCTGGTCGCGCTCTACATGGGGTACGGGCCGTGGATCGCGCTGATCGTCGCCGTCGTCGGCGGCGCCGCGGTCGGCCTGGTGAACGGCTCGCTCATCGCGTTCATCGGGGTCCAGCCCATCGTCGCCACGCTCGCGCTGATGGTCGGCGCCCGGGGCCTGGCGCTGGTGCTGCTGCCGCAGTTGGAGGACATCCGCGACCCCGGCATGGCCTCCCTCGGCTCCGGCGAGTTCGCCGGCGTGCCGTACGTGGTGCTGATCGCGACGGCGCTGGCGCTCGTCGTCGGCTTCGTCGTCCGCCGCACCACCTTCGGCCGCCAGTTGCTCGCCATCGGCGACAGCCGCCCCGCCGCCCAGCTCGCCGGGCTGCCGGTGCGCCGGGTGCTGATCGTGGTGTACGTCGTCTGCGGCGTGCTCGCCGCCGTCGCCGGCTTCCTGGCCACCGCCCGGCTGTCGGCCAGCGACCCCACCTCGCTGGGCAACCTGATGGAGCTGTCCGCCATCACCGCCGTCGTCGTCGGCGGCACCCCGCTGACCGGCGGCCGGGTCCGCATCGGCGGCACGGTCGCGGGCGCGGTGCTCATCCAGTTGCTGACGGCCACCCTGATCAAACACGACCTGGAGCCGTCGTGGACGCAGATCGCCCAGGCCGTGGTGATCATCCTCGCCGTCTACGCGGCGCGGGAGAGGGGGAAGCGGTGA
- a CDS encoding ABC transporter permease, translating into MTVVKDETAADRVATYDSGEPAGSGRGERLSALAQQHGALVALIALAAVASLSFDSFATTGNIENMAVSSAFLAIVALGMTFVIVTGGIDLSVGSVFVLGGVLAAWGSRHGTLVALLLPLAVCGLFGLVNGLLIARLRLAPFIVTLAAMLGARGVMLAITDEGADTYLVAEGSFFADLGQGKLLGIGVPVWITAALFVAGGIVLRRTRFGQHVYAVGGNEDAAALMGAPVARTKTLVYTLSGLLAGFAGALNAAWLDSGVTILGYGMELEAIAAVVIGGTLLSGGMGFVGGSLVGVLLLKVIQNVINQIGSLDSAYQQVVSGGFLVVVVIAQTWLARRRRVP; encoded by the coding sequence GTGACCGTCGTGAAAGACGAGACCGCCGCCGACCGGGTGGCCACGTACGACTCCGGCGAGCCGGCCGGATCCGGCCGCGGCGAGCGGCTGAGCGCCCTCGCGCAGCAGCACGGCGCGCTGGTCGCGCTGATCGCCCTCGCCGCCGTCGCCTCGCTGTCCTTCGACTCCTTCGCCACCACCGGCAACATCGAGAACATGGCGGTCTCCTCCGCCTTCCTCGCCATCGTCGCCCTCGGCATGACCTTCGTCATCGTCACCGGCGGCATCGACCTGTCCGTCGGCTCCGTGTTCGTGCTCGGCGGCGTGCTCGCCGCCTGGGGCTCGCGCCACGGCACGCTGGTGGCGCTGCTCCTGCCACTGGCCGTCTGCGGACTCTTCGGCCTGGTCAACGGGCTGCTCATCGCCCGGCTCAGGCTCGCGCCGTTCATCGTCACGCTCGCCGCCATGCTCGGCGCCCGCGGCGTGATGCTGGCGATCACCGACGAGGGCGCCGACACCTACCTCGTCGCCGAGGGCTCGTTCTTCGCCGACCTCGGCCAGGGCAAGCTGCTCGGGATCGGCGTCCCGGTGTGGATCACCGCCGCCCTCTTCGTCGCGGGCGGCATCGTGCTGCGCCGCACCCGCTTCGGCCAGCACGTCTACGCCGTCGGCGGCAACGAGGACGCCGCCGCGCTGATGGGCGCGCCCGTGGCCCGTACCAAGACACTGGTCTACACCCTCAGCGGGCTGCTCGCCGGCTTCGCCGGCGCGCTGAACGCCGCGTGGCTCGACTCCGGTGTGACCATCCTCGGCTACGGGATGGAGCTGGAGGCCATCGCCGCCGTCGTCATCGGCGGCACGCTGCTCTCCGGCGGCATGGGCTTCGTCGGCGGCTCGCTGGTCGGCGTGCTGCTGCTGAAGGTGATCCAGAACGTCATCAACCAGATCGGCTCGCTCGACTCCGCCTACCAGCAGGTCGTCAGCGGCGGCTTCCTGGTGGTCGTCGTCATCGCGCAGACCTGGCTCGCCCGGCGCCGCCGGGTGCCCTGA